One window of the Lepidochelys kempii isolate rLepKem1 chromosome 23, rLepKem1.hap2, whole genome shotgun sequence genome contains the following:
- the LOC140902236 gene encoding platelet glycoprotein VI-like isoform X1 gives MGHALVLFLICCVLRIGRPPAAAAHKASLQVTPAGGVVPAGGRVSLRCLCQVPCARLFLYRGMGPVPVQHAEAWDQAAEFPIDCAGPGDAGTYRCRYLSRYGQPRWSESSDPVRLVVGGTSLDSSPAAPLRDPSPTTPAPPAHSHRPPPGASPDSSHSTPPRDPSPTTPAPPGHSHRPPPAATASHGHSDFTQGNIVRLGLGTGVLLALGLVLAESFCSWGRRRPSTKRAARRRGGVPPSGHLAPQPRPPPLGRMLLTPDPQPQEVQSSLRSVTKGSHKTGDGATKRPMKFHVDQCKGLRIGNRNPNHAGKWTGLN, from the exons ATGGGCCATGCGCTCGTCCTCTTCCTCATCTGCT GTGTCCTGAGGATTGGCCGCCCCCCGGCTGCTGCAGCAC ACAAGGCCTCACTCCAGGTGACCCCGGCGGGGGGTGTGGTCCCTGCCGGGGGGCGGGTTTCCCTGCGCTGCCTCTGCCAGGTGCCCTGTGCCCGGCTCTTCCTCTACAGGGGCATGGGCCCTGTCCCGGTGCAGCACGCCGAGGCATGGGACCAGGCGGCTGAGTTCCCCATCGACTGCGCCGGCCCGGGCGATGCCGGCACCTACCGCTGCAGGTACCTCAGCCGATATGGGCAGCCCCGGTGGTCAGAGAGCAGCGACCCCGTCCGGCTGGTCGTGGGAG GCACCAGCCTGGATTCCAGCCCTGCCGCCCCCCtcagagaccccagccccaccaccccagcacCCCCGGCGCACAGCCACAGACCTCCGCCAG GCGCCAGCCCGGATTCCAGCCACTCCACGCCCcccagagaccccagccccaccaccccagcacCCCCGGGGCACAGCCACAGACCTCCACCAG CAGCTACGGCCTCACACGGGCACTCGGATTTCACCCAGGGCAACATCGTCCGCCTGGGCCTGGGCACAGGGGTcctgctggccctggggctggtcCTGGCTGAGTccttctgcagctgggggagacgAAGACCCTCGACCAAGAGAGCTGCCAGACGCAGGGGAGGGGTCCCCCCATCAGGGCATCTTGCCCCTCAACCACGACCTCCCCCGCTGGGAAGGATGCTCCttactcccgacccgcagccccaggAAGTCCAAAGCAGTCTGCGAagcgttacaaagggatctcacaaaacgggCGACGGGGCGACAAAACGGCCGATGAAATTCCACGTAGATCAATGCAAAGGACTGCGCATTGGAAACCGTAATCCCAACCATGCAGGCAAATGGACgggtctcaattag
- the LOC140902236 gene encoding platelet glycoprotein VI-like isoform X2 — translation MGHALVLFLICCVLRIGRPPAAAAHKASLQVTPAGGVVPAGGRVSLRCLCQVPCARLFLYRGMGPVPVQHAEAWDQAAEFPIDCAGPGDAGTYRCRYLSRYGQPRWSESSDPVRLVVGGTSLDSSPAAPLRDPSPTTPAPPAHSHRPPPGASPDSSHSTPPRDPSPTTPAPPGHSHRPPPATASHGHSDFTQGNIVRLGLGTGVLLALGLVLAESFCSWGRRRPSTKRAARRRGGVPPSGHLAPQPRPPPLGRMLLTPDPQPQEVQSSLRSVTKGSHKTGDGATKRPMKFHVDQCKGLRIGNRNPNHAGKWTGLN, via the exons ATGGGCCATGCGCTCGTCCTCTTCCTCATCTGCT GTGTCCTGAGGATTGGCCGCCCCCCGGCTGCTGCAGCAC ACAAGGCCTCACTCCAGGTGACCCCGGCGGGGGGTGTGGTCCCTGCCGGGGGGCGGGTTTCCCTGCGCTGCCTCTGCCAGGTGCCCTGTGCCCGGCTCTTCCTCTACAGGGGCATGGGCCCTGTCCCGGTGCAGCACGCCGAGGCATGGGACCAGGCGGCTGAGTTCCCCATCGACTGCGCCGGCCCGGGCGATGCCGGCACCTACCGCTGCAGGTACCTCAGCCGATATGGGCAGCCCCGGTGGTCAGAGAGCAGCGACCCCGTCCGGCTGGTCGTGGGAG GCACCAGCCTGGATTCCAGCCCTGCCGCCCCCCtcagagaccccagccccaccaccccagcacCCCCGGCGCACAGCCACAGACCTCCGCCAG GCGCCAGCCCGGATTCCAGCCACTCCACGCCCcccagagaccccagccccaccaccccagcacCCCCGGGGCACAGCCACAGACCTCCACCAG CTACGGCCTCACACGGGCACTCGGATTTCACCCAGGGCAACATCGTCCGCCTGGGCCTGGGCACAGGGGTcctgctggccctggggctggtcCTGGCTGAGTccttctgcagctgggggagacgAAGACCCTCGACCAAGAGAGCTGCCAGACGCAGGGGAGGGGTCCCCCCATCAGGGCATCTTGCCCCTCAACCACGACCTCCCCCGCTGGGAAGGATGCTCCttactcccgacccgcagccccaggAAGTCCAAAGCAGTCTGCGAagcgttacaaagggatctcacaaaacgggCGACGGGGCGACAAAACGGCCGATGAAATTCCACGTAGATCAATGCAAAGGACTGCGCATTGGAAACCGTAATCCCAACCATGCAGGCAAATGGACgggtctcaattag